In Nicotiana tabacum cultivar K326 chromosome 2, ASM71507v2, whole genome shotgun sequence, the following proteins share a genomic window:
- the LOC107816842 gene encoding NDR1/HIN1-like protein 1 encodes MSEKKCSHHKCKKKKIVRRICAAILIFLFLVLLTILIVWAVLQPKKPRFILQDTTIFIFNVSAPNIFSTSIQATVYARNPNSNIGIYYDKMDIYATYHNQQITYYTQIPPVYQGHKDVNIWSPFVMGNNVPIAPYNGPGLTEDQQNGGVWLDFKIDGRVKWKVGSVTTGHYHLHVTCSAYVPLGDHPANGGIVVGNNAVKYQLSRSCDVSV; translated from the coding sequence ATGTCAGAGAAAAAGTGCAGCCACCACAAatgcaagaagaagaagatcgtCAGGCGAATTTGCGCCGCTattctcatcttcctcttcttagTTCTTCTCACTATCCTCATCGTTTGGGCcgttcttcaacccaaaaaacccCGTTTCATCCTCCAAGACACCACCATCTTCATCTTCAATGTCTCCGCCCCTAACATCTTCTCCACCTCTATTCAAGCCACCGTTTACGCCCGTAATCCCAATAGCAACATAGGCATATATTACGACAAGATGGATATTTACGCCACCTACCACAACCAGCAAATTACCTATTACACACAAATTCCTCCTGTATACCAAGGCCACAAAGACGTCAACATCTGGTCGCCGTTTGTTATGGGCAATAACGTACCGATTGCTCCCTATAACGGCCCTGGACTCACCGAAGACCAACAAAATGGCGGCGTTTGGCTCGACTTTAAAATTGACGGCCGTGTGAAATGGAAAGTAGGGTCTGTTACAACCGGTCATTACCATCTTCACGTCACGTGCTCCGCGTATGTTCCACTCGGTGACCACCCTGCTAACGGCGGAATCGTCGTCGGAAACAACGCCGTTAAGTACCAGCTATCCCGGAGCTGTGATGTCagtgtttga